In Bifidobacterium sp. ESL0775, the following are encoded in one genomic region:
- the rlmN gene encoding 23S rRNA (adenine(2503)-C(2))-methyltransferase RlmN, with translation MMNDVARDNPALPESASASSVPAQTVESGVTSGGDSGAFRDVLAKNHARRGKPPLHFADMGDEERIETAKRLGMPKFRVKQLGNHYFEHFNNDVSTFTDFPAAKREDAQRVFFPTLITEVTHQVADNGTTIKTLWELFDGSHIESVLMRYPNRATLCISSQVGCGMGCPFCATGQLGLTRNLSTAEILEQVRVAAKTMAEGGVAGGPGRLSNVVFMGEGEPMGNYKSVLSAVRQISAMPPEGFGISARNITVSTVGVVPGIKKLTQEGIPVRLAVSLHAPNDKLRDELVPMNRRFNSEQVLDAAHDYYLASHRRVSIEYALMRGINDQAEHARQLAHRLNHYGDNWVHVNPIPLNPIEGSKWTASKPEDEERFLDILHSAGITATLRDTRGSDIDGACGQLAAKNIRA, from the coding sequence ATGATGAATGATGTTGCAAGAGATAATCCAGCGCTTCCCGAATCGGCAAGCGCTTCTTCCGTTCCCGCTCAAACCGTCGAATCCGGAGTGACCAGTGGGGGAGACTCGGGGGCGTTCCGGGACGTCCTGGCCAAGAACCATGCGCGCCGTGGCAAACCACCGTTGCATTTTGCCGACATGGGCGACGAAGAGCGCATCGAGACCGCCAAACGCCTCGGCATGCCGAAATTCAGGGTCAAACAGCTCGGCAACCACTATTTCGAGCATTTCAACAACGACGTCTCCACCTTCACGGATTTTCCGGCGGCGAAACGCGAAGATGCGCAGCGGGTGTTCTTCCCGACCTTGATCACCGAGGTGACCCACCAGGTCGCCGACAACGGCACCACCATCAAGACGCTGTGGGAGCTCTTCGACGGCTCACACATCGAATCGGTGCTCATGCGTTATCCGAACAGAGCGACGCTCTGTATCTCGAGCCAGGTGGGTTGCGGCATGGGCTGCCCGTTCTGCGCCACCGGCCAGCTCGGGCTCACACGCAACCTTTCGACCGCCGAGATCCTTGAGCAGGTGCGTGTCGCCGCCAAAACGATGGCGGAGGGTGGGGTCGCCGGAGGACCCGGGCGCCTGAGCAACGTCGTCTTCATGGGGGAGGGCGAGCCCATGGGCAACTACAAGTCCGTGCTCTCAGCGGTCCGGCAGATCAGCGCCATGCCGCCAGAGGGCTTCGGCATCTCCGCGCGAAACATCACGGTTTCCACCGTAGGTGTGGTTCCTGGTATCAAAAAGCTGACCCAGGAAGGCATCCCCGTTCGCCTCGCCGTCTCCTTGCACGCGCCGAACGACAAGCTGCGCGACGAGCTGGTGCCCATGAACCGACGCTTCAACTCCGAGCAGGTGCTCGATGCGGCGCATGATTACTACCTGGCCAGCCACCGTCGCGTGAGCATCGAATACGCGCTCATGCGCGGCATCAACGACCAGGCCGAGCACGCCCGCCAACTGGCCCACCGCCTGAACCATTACGGCGACAATTGGGTGCATGTCAACCCGATTCCGCTGAACCCGATTGAGGGCTCGAAATGGACCGCCTCGAAACCCGAGGATGAAGAGCGTTTCCTCGACATCCTCCACAGTGCCGGCATCACGGCGACGTTGAGAGACACGCGTGGCTCGGATATCGACGGTGCCTGTGGCCAATTGGCCGCCAAGAACATCCGGGCGTAG
- the hisF gene encoding imidazole glycerol phosphate synthase subunit HisF has translation MSLAVRVIPCLDVDDGRVVKGVHFENLRDAGDPVELAGRYYDEGADELTFLDVTASSSHRQTMMDVVTRTAGQIFIPLTVGGGVRTVGDVDALLRSGADKVSVNTAAINNPELISQVAERFGNQVLVLSVDARREKGEQHTKSGYEVTTMGGRHSTGIDALWWAQRAQELGVGEILLNSMDADGTGDGFDIEMLKAMRKVVNIPLIASGGAGKLEDFPPAVEAGADAVLAASVFHYGKMTIAQVKQTMKEHGITVREPAPAR, from the coding sequence ATGTCATTGGCGGTACGAGTCATTCCATGTCTGGATGTGGACGATGGACGCGTGGTCAAAGGCGTGCATTTCGAGAACCTGCGCGACGCCGGCGACCCGGTGGAGCTTGCGGGACGTTATTACGATGAGGGCGCCGACGAGCTGACGTTCCTCGACGTCACGGCTTCCAGCAGCCATCGGCAGACCATGATGGATGTGGTCACCCGCACGGCCGGCCAGATTTTCATCCCCTTGACGGTTGGCGGTGGAGTCCGCACGGTCGGCGATGTGGACGCCTTGCTGCGCAGTGGCGCCGACAAGGTCAGCGTCAACACCGCCGCCATCAACAACCCCGAGCTCATCAGCCAGGTCGCCGAGCGTTTCGGCAACCAGGTGCTGGTGCTTTCCGTCGACGCCCGGCGTGAAAAAGGGGAGCAGCACACCAAATCCGGTTATGAGGTCACCACCATGGGCGGCCGTCATTCCACCGGCATCGATGCCCTTTGGTGGGCGCAACGTGCGCAGGAACTCGGCGTAGGTGAGATCCTCCTTAACTCCATGGATGCGGACGGCACCGGAGACGGTTTTGACATCGAGATGCTCAAGGCCATGCGCAAGGTGGTCAACATCCCGCTGATCGCCAGCGGCGGGGCAGGCAAGCTCGAGGACTTTCCACCGGCCGTCGAGGCCGGGGCCGACGCGGTGCTCGCCGCCTCGGTGTTCCATTACGGCAAGATGACCATCGCCCAAGTCAAGCAGACGATGAAGGAGCACGGCATCACGGTTCGGGAACCGGCACCGGCCAGATAG
- the hisI gene encoding phosphoribosyl-AMP cyclohydrolase, producing the protein MEQRIEYDNSTTLDPRLAKRLKRDDKGLVAAVIQQYDSKQVLMVGYMNDEALRRTLTTGRVTFWSRSRQEYWRKGDTSGHVQYVKALSLDCDGDALLVEVDQVGAACHTGARSCFDEGGHVPVVIGERKPEDAKYDVCR; encoded by the coding sequence ATGGAACAGCGGATTGAATACGACAACAGCACCACTTTGGACCCACGGCTCGCCAAGCGCCTGAAGCGTGACGACAAGGGGCTGGTGGCGGCGGTCATCCAGCAATATGATTCCAAGCAGGTGCTGATGGTCGGCTATATGAACGACGAGGCGCTGCGCCGAACACTCACCACCGGTCGCGTCACCTTCTGGTCGCGCTCCCGTCAGGAATATTGGCGCAAAGGGGACACCTCAGGGCATGTGCAATATGTCAAGGCCCTTTCGCTGGATTGCGACGGTGACGCGTTGCTGGTCGAAGTCGACCAGGTCGGCGCCGCCTGCCACACCGGGGCGCGTTCCTGCTTCGACGAGGGCGGCCATGTCCCCGTGGTAATCGGCGAGCGCAAACCCGAAGACGCCAAATACGACGTGTGCCGATAA
- the lgt gene encoding prolipoprotein diacylglyceryl transferase: MQQARVLAYIPSPTISKIVIPRLSIGNWGIGPIQIRFYALCILLGIVLAVWITNKRWKKLGGNFDQILDITLCAVPAGIIGARLYHVVTTPERFFGPNGDPMEILRIWNGGLGIWGGVLFGALAAWAWCRHKHYPMALLADSVAPALLVAQAVGRLGNWFNQELYGAPTNLPWGLKLNMTGSAIGHGEQCYDGETCPTGTLFQPTFLYEMIWNLIGAALIIWIGHKAMDRLKAGSLFAMYVMWYTAGRTWIEALRIDFAHEILGVRVNVWVSMVVFVLGAVAFVVIQRLGSPTIALSERLRTLTEVEERAAADEEKKAKDDK; this comes from the coding sequence ATGCAGCAAGCGCGAGTGTTGGCCTACATTCCTTCCCCGACCATTTCCAAGATCGTCATCCCGCGCCTGTCCATCGGCAACTGGGGCATCGGCCCGATCCAGATACGCTTCTACGCCTTGTGCATCCTCCTGGGCATCGTGCTGGCCGTGTGGATCACCAACAAGCGCTGGAAGAAGCTGGGCGGCAATTTCGACCAGATCCTCGACATCACCCTGTGCGCGGTGCCAGCCGGCATCATCGGCGCGCGGCTCTACCATGTGGTGACCACCCCCGAACGGTTCTTCGGCCCGAACGGCGACCCGATGGAGATACTGCGGATCTGGAACGGCGGCCTCGGCATCTGGGGCGGCGTCCTGTTCGGCGCGCTGGCCGCATGGGCATGGTGCCGCCACAAGCATTACCCGATGGCGCTGCTGGCGGACTCGGTGGCTCCGGCGCTTCTTGTGGCCCAAGCCGTGGGCAGACTCGGCAATTGGTTCAACCAGGAGCTTTACGGCGCCCCCACCAACCTGCCTTGGGGCTTGAAACTCAACATGACCGGCTCGGCCATCGGCCACGGCGAACAGTGCTACGACGGCGAGACCTGCCCGACCGGCACGCTTTTCCAGCCCACGTTCCTTTACGAGATGATCTGGAACCTCATCGGCGCCGCGCTCATCATCTGGATCGGCCACAAGGCCATGGACCGCCTCAAGGCCGGCAGCCTTTTCGCCATGTATGTGATGTGGTACACGGCCGGCCGCACCTGGATCGAGGCGTTGCGCATCGACTTCGCGCACGAGATTCTCGGCGTGCGCGTCAACGTGTGGGTCTCGATGGTCGTCTTCGTCCTGGGCGCTGTGGCGTTCGTGGTCATCCAACGGTTGGGAAGCCCCACCATCGCTTTGTCCGAGCGGTTGCGCACCTTGACCGAGGTCGAGGAACGCGCCGCCGCCGACGAGGAGAAAAAGGCCAAGGACGACAAGTGA
- the rpe gene encoding ribulose-phosphate 3-epimerase, whose protein sequence is MSIQIAPSILSADFCNLERDLKAIDHADLVHVDVMDHHFVPNLTLGEPVVKRICEVTNLPVDVHLMIEDPDRWAPEYAKLGAASVSFHMGAVHAPVRLARQLHDMGCKACFAVRPAEPVEPIFDILDEFDMILIMTVEPGFGGQKFLDNQMAKVRRLRDEITRRGLNTHIQVDGGVSPTTAHIVAEAGADVLVAGSAVYGADDRAKAIDDIRAKAEAAYRA, encoded by the coding sequence ATGAGCATTCAAATCGCACCAAGCATTCTTTCAGCTGATTTCTGCAATCTCGAACGTGACCTCAAGGCCATCGACCATGCGGACCTGGTCCACGTCGATGTGATGGACCACCATTTCGTTCCCAACCTCACCCTCGGCGAGCCTGTCGTCAAGCGCATCTGCGAGGTGACGAATCTGCCGGTCGACGTCCATCTGATGATCGAGGACCCGGACCGTTGGGCCCCGGAATACGCCAAGCTCGGCGCCGCTTCCGTGAGCTTCCACATGGGCGCCGTCCATGCCCCGGTGCGCCTGGCGCGCCAGCTGCACGACATGGGCTGCAAGGCCTGCTTCGCCGTGCGCCCCGCGGAGCCGGTCGAGCCGATCTTCGACATCCTCGACGAGTTCGACATGATCCTGATCATGACCGTGGAGCCCGGTTTCGGCGGCCAGAAGTTCCTCGACAACCAGATGGCCAAGGTGCGCCGTCTGCGTGATGAAATCACCCGCCGCGGGCTCAATACCCACATCCAGGTCGATGGCGGCGTCAGCCCTACGACCGCGCACATCGTCGCGGAGGCCGGGGCGGACGTTTTGGTCGCCGGTTCGGCCGTGTACGGCGCCGATGACCGTGCCAAGGCAATCGACGACATCCGTGCCAAGGCCGAAGCCGCATACCGGGCGTAA